aagagcaaacattttaatttcaataatgtattttcgtcatataattatttgaaattgtatatacctatataaattaaacagttatgaccgataaagtccaatttgaaccgatttcaaccagtttcaatagacttcgtccatGGGCTGAaacaaatgtacatatgtaccaaatttgggagttacaaacatctgcacaaacgcattataccctcccactatggtgttgtagggtataaaaaacgatttttttttgaatggcTTACAAATTATGTTCAGCTCAGTGAATAAATGGTAGGACACTCTAAATATAATttcgaatatatgtatataaataaggtATAGAGAACAGAAGCTATTAGTTTATATCTGATAAAGTAAGATATGTATATTGGTTCAATGGGGATCCGGGATGCAtcgaaatttataaattcttcTAGGAAATGTCATCCAAAAGTTGTTGACCTAAATAATAAACAAGGTAATAACTTACGTAAAAAATACTTACtattctttaaataaacatttgccGCCATCATTTCACAAATTGTGTCGAATGTTCGAACAGTACCATCTGCTAGCATACCACATATTGAAGTGGAACCAAATTTGCAATCCACAATATTTACTGGAGtcatttcatttttttgttgttttggtttTCTAAGCACTTTTGGTCTACTTGTGGTAGTAGATAATCTATTAGGCATTTGAGTTGTTTCCGTAGATGTGGTAATTGTAGTTGAAATAGTCGTTGCTATTTCTTCATTGTCGAAATCTGGGTTGACCCTTTCAAAGTCGTAATAATATTCTTTATTGTCCTCATCCGTAAATGTGTTTATAGCTAAAGGTACAGATTGTCTATTTATATCGTGTGCAAAATTTCGATCTGTCATATAATTAAAATTCACTCTATCTGTAGCGAATGCTAAGGGTTTAATAACAGATTCCTCGAATATAGGATCTTCAAGTTTATGAGTTTCTTCATCAGTTTCTACTTCTCTCACAGGAATATCAGTTGATGGTGGTAaagatataattttatttaatatttcatcgTAAGCTTTATGCACTGGTATTGGATGCTGATAGCCGGGCGAATCATGATTTAGAAATTGTGCCTGAAATGCTGGTGGCATATAGACATATAAACCATTTGGTGATAAATTTGGTTGATTTTTATAATccacaaaattatttgtattaaattcatGTTCATCTGGGTATTGATTGTACAAACTATTTTGATAGCTACGTTTTTTAATCGAATGCGGCTTGGTGGGTTTCTCTTTACGTTCCCGAGCATTTGAATAGTCTTCAGCACACATGCCATTTCTAATAATGCGCCAATCTGTGAGAGATTTTGAAAGTTGATTCattaactttgttttattgtacTATAAACTTACCTCTAttgaatttaacattttcagcaTTCAAAAGACATTCATTTCGAAAAGATGATTTGACACCCATATACGATCCACATACGGATTTGAACACATTTGTACAAGGTATGGGTTTTCTCTTTCTTTTGGGAGCTTGAGAACGTTTTTCTAACGATTTATTTGAGTTCCGAATGTATCTTGGAGGTTGGCATTCGGTTAGGCTGATCTTGAGGTATTCTgacgaatattaaaaaaataaaatgagctgttgttgatgtttgtgtttaaattgaaaactctttaataattattttcaatattttctagtGCAAAGGTCTAACTTTGCTGTCTTGGAAAGGGTTAACAATGttctagaaatttaaaataacgaaCACGTAAATTAGCAACCCAAAgaatctaaaattaaatattagaaaaactaaatttcctcgAAATCTGCCAATTTCAAATCGGTCTTCACACTAACCCATAATTctcatttaacatttattagaatcgaaaacaatttttaaatttcgcttaaaaaaatcttaaatttgtatgtaaaatttagtttttgagataTGCATGAAAttgtataatgttttttggTAGCAAATTAAAATGGGCCAGACAATTTTTGTAACATATACATAACATTAAACTagaaatttcgaataaaatattcctGTAAAAGTTATACGATTTTGCCCAAATTTTCTGCATATGGTTTTTAAatgacgaataaaaatttttaatttttcaaaattcgtcGTAAAACAATAAAGTATCTACTATGAGCCACCAAATCTTTTTATTTATAgcatcaaacaaataaaaacatttggtcaattcacaaggtctcttatcgtgtcatattgtcataatgtcctaatatttcacaatggtttgaaaatgttggtattgcctttcaagcaaaaaaaattcctaaaataatactactgtGTAGCTATGTTTAATGTGTTATCGTAatcaaccagcagagacctgcatCTACCACAATTTTGGACACCTtatttgtgctcttcaattctcttttaacaagagcccaatatctttCGACTGGCCTTAgctttggaggatttgcctctcctGGTACAAATActacattattgttcttgtaccacttaagaccttgcttaccataatGACAGGATGAtgataattgaaattaaacttaATAACTGACAttcttttcaaaggtaacttgatcaaaaaaatcaaaagttttaaggaaaaacgtgaggttttttcgatctcactccttagctAACCTCAGATCGGgtagaatttcgaaaaagtacaaaaattacaaaaagactTGGGGCcttggggccaccctaatgtacatagttATATTAATAGGTTATATGTATGTTTCTTATTCAGATCTGTATAGCTTTATATGTCATTGattacacaaatatttaaattatgtaaaattgtaAAGATTTCCTTTTACAACACATTCAACTTACCGACATTCGTTTGGCAAACATATTTTGTCAATTCACACTGATTGACAAACATTTGTTTTGCATATGTTCTCATATTCCGAACACATATTGGTTTGTATATTTTGGCACAGGAAAATTGACATCCATACATGCAATACTTTAATGGAATCTTTTTAAAACcttgaaacacaaaaaacacCAAAATTATAATTGATAAAGGTGACTTAAAATAGTTAAGGAAACAAAAGAATAAATTAACACACTTGTTTCGTGCAGCTGCATATCCTTATTCACTTCTTGCAACAAACAACCGTtgggaaataaaaataattgtttctgtCGAATACCACAAACCGGAATACCATCACTGGGACATGATTTTGTTAGTTCATCTAGCAGTAAATTGTTAGATGAATCCGTATAACTACTAGCACGCGCTAGCCACGAAATCGTTaacacaacaaacaacaacaaagtacAACGAATAAACATttgtaaagttttatttttgtctaCCCCAAATTCACTTTTACGTTCTTCGTTATTCCGTTCTTAGCTattctgttttcttttttttttgtttttgtttttgttcactTTAAACTCATAAACTGTGGAAATGTGGGTGGCGTACGTGAAGTTGTCCGAATGTTACGCGAAAAATTGTTAATACAAACTGTTTGCTTTAATTCGAAGATCAAATGGTTTTATATGTTTAGGGGATTCTCTATAGAAACTATAAACTCTGAACATACAGTCAGTGTACACTAAATACTTACTACCACCGCTACTACTACAAACAACCATCATCATCGTTACCACTACTGTTGCAACAATTTGAGCCAATACATTCATATTAGTTCAtgttcattataccctacaccaccatcgtggggagggtattatgcgtttgtgcttgCGTGTTTAATTAAGTCGGTAGTAGATCCATTAAGTATACGGATCTACTACCGAATCACTTTCATAGTCGATTTAACGGTGTCCTgactggttgtccatgtaaaccttgtgcgcaaagtacaggtcacaaGTATGACgataaatttggtacatgtgaATCCTATTgaaatcgattaattatttcaCCTTTCCCCCATGCATAATAGGACTTTATAGATCATATATATTTAAGATTTATATATACGGTAAGTCATGTCACTTAAATTTATGACAATCCATCCACCtccgaaaatcacattaacgCGCATAAATGTCTCAAAAATATAGAtagccaaataaaattcaacacaaataacttccaTTATGCCACCTAATTGtatgaggatcggtccataattagtcattactcccatataaggccctattcccgaaatcactttaacatgcacaAACATTTTACAAGTATTAATTCgagataaaatttaacttaaataagttttatatactcATAAATCATGCTACTAAATTGTTattgcgatcggtccataatttgctCATATACTCGGTGTATGGTAGTAAATGGTCGAatttgaccgactatacttacttacttgttttcttgttgctgctgtttttgagtatttttgcAGCAGTTTTTATTGCAGATGACTATGATGATGACTACGCTGGTATGGATGATGCTGCTGTTTCAGTTGGTATTTGTGGCATTTTCTTTATCACAGCTTGTATGGTGCAGTATTGGTAGTTCGTTAACAGTAGAGAACGACTAATCTTAACTCACCCGCTATAATCTATTAGAACAAGTTGCTGTGTTGGTATGGGAATTCATTTCCCCTGACCAAACAGTTTACGCTAAACTTGCAATGCTGTTTGTTGATGACGATGAAAATACTTAGTTCAGAACTTTAaagaaattcattattttatttttaaatgttttaattaaaaattacacatttCTCATAAACTTGAAAAACGACTTAGTGTGAATCGTAGGCCTTGTTGCGATTCAGTGGTCAGCGTGGAATATGGtttataataatatgttatttacattatttctgTAATCTTACCAACTACTGATTGTGATTATtgtgactttttttttataactttttcgaAGAAGGCATatctttaataaatattgaacataaaatatttataaatatcgatatcgAAGATCAATTTTACACAGATCAGTTGTATATatatcatactactggattttgtgacgatcactctataattgaccatagctcccacacAAGATCCATTTTTTCAGAGTAACATTATAATGAGAGCGCATAGATGCGCGGACTTAAGGTGtcaaattttcccaaaaaatatttttttttatcagaaatgtttggtgttgaaaatggcaaaatcggtccaaccaaacaaattttataactaaaatgtCCGTcagataataattaaaatataattaaaatacgaGGAGCTCTAATAACTTATATTTGGCACAAATAGTTATTGCTAATATATAACTTATGTATCCAAAAATATGTTGAATCTATTAAAAGTTTTagatcaaaatatttaaatgcttGAATCTAACAAAATGAAATTTACAGATATTTTCTAGTAATAGACCATATACCAAATAAATGTGCCcgttttatatttcaatatggtatgtaaagttaaagtaaaaataaataaattctgcatttaaaacaataaaattattttggatGCTTAGATCTTTTTTGCTTATAAAAATTGGTTgaacaaaagttaaaaattttgtgaaatttaaaatgtttgctttttGCAAAACTCAATTTAAGCAATAAACCAGCATATTCTATACAGTCCTGTGGATTTTTCTCGAGAAAAACTTTTAAAGCGACCAAACTCTGTTAGTAGCATATGAATTAAACGAAGAATAATTATATCAGGATTTAAGAATTGGTTTGCgtttaattttgattaaaaaatataatcacCAAAATCTTTACTttcacattttgcattttctaacGGATGGTTATTAAGCAATAACACATATATCGGTATTGCTTCTGCATATCTGCTGAACAGTTAATTCATACAACTCTAAAAAGACTCCGTTTCGTtacaaaatgataaaataaaatcatataaaCTCTAACTCTTTGGAATTTCTGTTGTTTTGGTTATTGATGCGccacacagagggatggcttcatacattttttggcaaaattataAGGATTGGTCGTAGAGTTCTTAAATTTGGCaacgagaattatatggaccaaactaagaaaaaataaaattttatcaaaatcgtccacgcccaacgcccaacgcccactgcccatacaatccaaattgattttttcgcataaaatttttcctatccaagtaaaagtctagaaatttggtacatatattttccgAAACTCGTATggcgagtttcaataaaatcggccatgcccaccgcataccgcccatgcaatccaaatgcaatacatttttgtgtaaaaattataaggaatggtcgtagagcattgaaatttggcacccagtattatatggactaaattaagaaaaaagtaaaattttatcaacgcccactgccc
The nucleotide sequence above comes from Calliphora vicina chromosome 1, idCalVici1.1, whole genome shotgun sequence. Encoded proteins:
- the LOC135953216 gene encoding uncharacterized protein LOC135953216, which produces MNVLAQIVATVVVTMMMVVCSSSGGTRASSYTDSSNNLLLDELTKSCPSDGIPVCGIRQKQLFLFPNGCLLQEVNKDMQLHETSFKKIPLKYCMYGCQFSCAKIYKPICVRNMRTYAKQMFVNQCELTKYVCQTNVEYLKISLTECQPPRYIRNSNKSLEKRSQAPKRKRKPIPCTNVFKSVCGSYMGVKSSFRNECLLNAENVKFNRDWRIIRNGMCAEDYSNARERKEKPTKPHSIKKRSYQNSLYNQYPDEHEFNTNNFVDYKNQPNLSPNGLYVYMPPAFQAQFLNHDSPGYQHPIPVHKAYDEILNKIISLPPSTDIPVREVETDEETHKLEDPIFEESVIKPLAFATDRVNFNYMTDRNFAHDINRQSVPLAINTFTDEDNKEYYYDFERVNPDFDNEEIATTISTTITTSTETTQMPNRLSTTTSRPKVLRKPKQQKNEMTPVNIVDCKFGSTSICGMLADGTVRTFDTICEMMAANVYLKNTWTKLHEGVCEDCKYNCSRDYQPVCVTRNGVNYTMVNDCYYNMGICMDKKSKWDKLSDGECERYTRIPDKYANSKPGFPYTSSYFVSETTPMPSTDTMPLVITSKPLRLKYRKSNKRKFNPKRAVSRRSSSNRCCSRSHFSNEFAHDNIKCKCWSDASTQIPSTRLSLYGPQTESYIMRLVKDNDERAMVY